The Thermoplasmata archaeon DNA window AACTGACTAGTGTCTTCGTTAAGGACCAGGCCAAAGCGCTCAAGTTCTACACGGAGGTTTTGGGGTTTGTCAAGAAACTAGATGTCCCGGCTGGAACCTACAGATGGTTGACCGTTGTCTCCCCTGAAAACCAAAATGGCGTACAGCTGGTTCT harbors:
- a CDS encoding VOC family protein, with protein sequence MEIKLTSVFVKDQAKALKFYTEVLGFVKKLDVPAGTYRWLTVVSPENQNGVQLVL